The nucleotide sequence TTGGGACTGGAATGAAATTGAAGTTGATGATTTTATTGTACGTCCTTTCTTTAGACCCATTGTGCGGGAAAGAGTAAATTTAACTCTTTGCCGGGCTGTGCGTGCGCTGGATGCAAATCCGCTTTCCAAACTTCCCGGCAACACTTCTATTATTAATAAAATTCAGACTCTTATAGATAAAAATCAAGATTTTGCTTTAGCTTATTGTGATTTGGATTATTTTAAATCGTTCAACGATAAGTACGGCTTTTCTCGCGGAGATGAAGTTTTAAGTATGACCGCGCGAATAATCGTGAATACGGTTCGAAGCTTTGTCGGAGAGCAGACTTTTGTCGGTCATGTCGGTGGTGACGATTTTGTTGTAATTACTTCCCCTGACATTGTTGAAGAAGCTTGTAAGCGGATTATTTTTTCTTTTGATGGTATTGTTCCCAATTTTTACGATATTGAAGACCGTAAAAGAAAGTCTATTGTTTCAACCGATAGACAGGGAGTGGTGCAGACTTTTCCTCTTATGGCGATTTCTATTGCGGTTGTTTTTAATATTGATGGTAAACTCAAGCATTTCGGAGAAGCCTCAGCTATAGCTATGGGGCTTAAGAAGAAAGCAAAAGAAAATCCAAAGAGTAATTATGTCCTCGACCGCCGGACCCCGTAATGTAATGCCGGAAGCAGTTCAGATCTTTCTCACTCATATGGATATTGAGAAAGGGAGTTCTAAAGCTACATTATGTTCTTATGAAAAAGATCTGATTCAATTCGAAGAATTTCTTTCTACCCGTTCGCACTCTCTTTCAAATCTAGTTGAAATCTCGGTTGATCATGTCCGGGGATTTCTTGCTAAACTGCATGGCCGCAAACTTGCTAAAAGTACGCTTTCCAGAAAGTTATCCACGCTTCGTTCTTTTTTTAAATACATGACGCG is from Maridesulfovibrio ferrireducens and encodes:
- a CDS encoding diguanylate cyclase, encoding MDKNNNHGLLGLTKHRCILISSDNKFKELLRDIWSEETLEFICYSQARGAIEDIFNNPPDLLIVDNRVTDISASEVARLVKSENVYRQLPVIICLDEKDLSTPWDWNEIEVDDFIVRPFFRPIVRERVNLTLCRAVRALDANPLSKLPGNTSIINKIQTLIDKNQDFALAYCDLDYFKSFNDKYGFSRGDEVLSMTARIIVNTVRSFVGEQTFVGHVGGDDFVVITSPDIVEEACKRIIFSFDGIVPNFYDIEDRKRKSIVSTDRQGVVQTFPLMAISIAVVFNIDGKLKHFGEASAIAMGLKKKAKENPKSNYVLDRRTP